One window of the Trifolium pratense cultivar HEN17-A07 linkage group LG2, ARS_RC_1.1, whole genome shotgun sequence genome contains the following:
- the LOC123908847 gene encoding pentatricopeptide repeat-containing protein At3g22470, mitochondrial-like isoform X2 encodes MILRNNKPNDYTFNILVSAYCKEGKVKQAFNVLAMMIAEGVKPDVVTYNALMDGYCVVNQVNKAKVIFNTMAQRRVMPDVLSYNVMINGLCKIGMMDEAINFFKEMQSKKVIPRRIYHAWELHDEMHDRGQPADVISYTSLLHALCKNHHVGKAIALIKKIEDQGILPDVHTYNILIDGLCKEKRLMDARVIFQDLLIKGYKVTVWTYNIMIHGLCLEFLFDEAMALLSEMKDNGCIPDAVTYKVIIPALREMFSRGQL; translated from the exons ATGATATTGAGAAACAACAAACCAAATGATtatacttttaatatattggtTAGTGCATATTGCAAGGAAGGAAAGGTGAAACAAGCGTTCAATGTGTTGGCTATGATGATAGCAGAAGGTGTAAAACcagatgttgttacttataATGCTTTAATGGATGGGTATTGTGTAGTTAATCAAGTGAACAAGGCCAAAGTTATATTCAACACTATGGCCCAAAGAAGAGTGATGCCCGACGTTCTTAGCTATAATGTCATGATTAATGGGCTGTGTAAGATTGGAATGATGGATGAAGCCATAAATTTCTTCAAAGAAATGCAAAGCAAGAAGGTTATTCCTA GGAGAATCTATCATGCTTGGGAGCTTCATGATGAGATGCATGATAGAGGTCAACCTGCTGATGTAATCAGTTACACTTCCTTATTACATGCTTTATGTAAAAACCATCATGTTGGTAAAGCAATTGCATTGatcaaaaaaattgaagacCAAGGCATTCTACCAGATGTGCACACATACAATATACTTATTGACGGACTATGCAAAGAAAAAAGACTTATGGATGCCCGAGTGATTTTTCAAGATCTTTTGATTAAAGGCTATAAGGTAACAGTCTGGACATATAATATTATGATTCATGGTCTTTGTTTAGAATTCTTGTTTGATGAAGCTATGGCTCTGCTGTCAGAAATGAAAGACAATGGTTGCATTCCTGATGCTGTAACTTATAAAGTAATTATCCCTGCTCTCCGTGAAATGTTTTCTAGAGGTCAATTGTAA
- the LOC123908847 gene encoding pentatricopeptide repeat-containing protein At3g22470, mitochondrial-like isoform X1, which translates to MILRNNKPNDYTFNILVSAYCKEGKVKQAFNVLAMMIAEGVKPDVVTYNALMDGYCVVNQVNKAKVIFNTMAQRRVMPDVLSYNVMINGLCKIGMMDEAINFFKEMQSKKVIPSTVTYNSLINGLCKIEMIDEAMNLFKEMQSKKIILNTLTYNTLIDGLCKLGRIYHAWELHDEMHDRGQPADVISYTSLLHALCKNHHVGKAIALIKKIEDQGILPDVHTYNILIDGLCKEKRLMDARVIFQDLLIKGYKVTVWTYNIMIHGLCLEFLFDEAMALLSEMKDNGCIPDAVTYKVIIPALREMFSRGQL; encoded by the coding sequence ATGATATTGAGAAACAACAAACCAAATGATtatacttttaatatattggtTAGTGCATATTGCAAGGAAGGAAAGGTGAAACAAGCGTTCAATGTGTTGGCTATGATGATAGCAGAAGGTGTAAAACcagatgttgttacttataATGCTTTAATGGATGGGTATTGTGTAGTTAATCAAGTGAACAAGGCCAAAGTTATATTCAACACTATGGCCCAAAGAAGAGTGATGCCCGACGTTCTTAGCTATAATGTCATGATTAATGGGCTGTGTAAGATTGGAATGATGGATGAAGCCATAAATTTCTTCAAAGAAATGCAAAGCAAGAAGGTTATTCCTAGTACGGTAACTTACAATTCTCTTATTAATGGGCTCTGTAAGATTGAAATGATTGATGAAGCCATGAATCTCTTCAAAGAAATGCAAAGCAAGAAGATTATTCTTAATACACTAACTTACAATACTCTTATTGACGGTTTGTGCAAATTAGGGAGAATCTATCATGCTTGGGAGCTTCATGATGAGATGCATGATAGAGGTCAACCTGCTGATGTAATCAGTTACACTTCCTTATTACATGCTTTATGTAAAAACCATCATGTTGGTAAAGCAATTGCATTGatcaaaaaaattgaagacCAAGGCATTCTACCAGATGTGCACACATACAATATACTTATTGACGGACTATGCAAAGAAAAAAGACTTATGGATGCCCGAGTGATTTTTCAAGATCTTTTGATTAAAGGCTATAAGGTAACAGTCTGGACATATAATATTATGATTCATGGTCTTTGTTTAGAATTCTTGTTTGATGAAGCTATGGCTCTGCTGTCAGAAATGAAAGACAATGGTTGCATTCCTGATGCTGTAACTTATAAAGTAATTATCCCTGCTCTCCGTGAAATGTTTTCTAGAGGTCAATTGTAA
- the LOC123908846 gene encoding pentatricopeptide repeat-containing protein At1g12300, mitochondrial-like, producing the protein MSFLTLMNRFVSNHISTNTLLRSYSYSVNRFIHNDVHVDNAVSSFHRMLQMPHTPSIYQFTKILSSLVKSKHYTTAISLYRQMEFKGITPDLFTLNILINCYCHLNGQITFSFSVLAKILKLGYQPDTITLTTLMKGLCLSGDVKKALHFHDHVLAKGFQLDHVSYGTLINGLCKMGETRAALQMLRKIEGKLVNTDVIMYNTTIESLCKDKLVTEAYELYSEMTAKGISPNVFTFNALIYGFCIVGQLKEAFSLFDEMVLKNITPDVYTFSILVDAFCKEGNVEQAINVLAMMMKEGIKPNVFTYNALMDGYCLVNQVNKALDIFNTMADKEVTPNVWSYNIIINGLCKIRMVDEAMNFFEEMQSKKITPDTVGYNSLIDGLCKSGRISHAWELLEEMHDRGQPANIITYNSLLHALCKNHHVDQAITLVKKIKDQGIQPNMHTYNILIDGLCKEGRLKDAQVIFQDLLIKGYKVTVWTYNIMINGLCLEGLFDEAMAVVSKMKDNGCILDAVTYETIIRALFENDENDKAKKLLREMIAKGLL; encoded by the coding sequence ATGTCATTCTTAACGTTGATGAACAGGTTTGTCTCTAATCACATATCCACCAACACACTCTTAAGATCATATTCTTATTCTGTCAATCGATTCATTCACAATGATGTTCATGTTGATAATGCTGTTTCCTCATTTCATCGTATGCTCCAAATGCCCCATACTCCATCCATCTATCAATTTACCAAGATTTTAAGTTCTCTTGTCAAGAGTAAGCATTACACCACTGCCATATCCCTTTACCGTCAAATGGAATTCAAGGGGATTACCCCTGACTTATTTACCTTGAATATATTGATCAATTGTTATTGTCACCTAAATGGTCAAAttactttttccttttctgTATTGGCAAAGATTCTCAAGTTGGGTTATCAACCAGATACCATAACCTTAACTACTCTCATGAAAGGTCTATGTCTTAGTGGCGATGTTAAAAAAGCACTGCATTTTCATGACCATGTGCTGGCAAAAGGATTTCAATTGGATCATGTTAGTTATGGGACTTTGATTAATGGCTTGTGTAAAATGGGGGAAACTAGAGCCGCCCTGCAAATGTTGAGAAAAATTGAAGGGAAATTGGTCAACACTGATGTGATAATGTATAACACAACCATTGAAAGTTTATGTAAAGATAAACTTGTAACCGAGGCTTACgagttatattctgaaatgaCCGCAAAGGGAATTTCTCCTAATGTTTTCACTTTCAATGCTCTAATCTACGGATTTTGTATTGTTGGTCAATTGAAAGAAGCATTTTCTTTATTTGATGAAATGGTATTAAAAAACATCACCCCAGATGTATATACTTTTAGTATATTGGTTGATGCATTTTGCAAGGAAGGAAATGTGGAACAAGCTATCAATGTGTTGGCTATGATGATGAAAGAAGGTATAAAACCAAATGTTTTTACTTATAATGCTTTAATGGATGGGTATTGCTTAGTTAATCAAGTGAACAAAGCCTTAGATATATTCAACACTATGGCTGATAAGGAAGTGACTCCTAATGTTTGGAGCTACAATATCATAATTAATGGATTATGCAAGATCAGAATGGTGGACGAAGCCATGAATTTCTTTGAAGAAATGCAAAGCAAGAAGATTACACCTGATACAGTAGGTTACAATTctcttattgatggtttgtgcaaATCAGGGAGAATCTCTCATGCTTGGGAGCTTCTTGAAGAGATGCACGATAGAGGTCAACCTGCCAATATAATCACTTACAATTCTTTATTGCACGCTTTATGTAAAAACCATCATGTCGACCAGGCAATTACATTAGTCAAGAAAATTAAAGACCAAGGCATTCAACCAAATATGCACACATACAATATACTTATTGATGGACTATGCAAAGAAGGAAGACTTAAGGACGCACAAGTGATTTTTCAAGATCTTTTGATTAAAGGCTATAAGGTAACAGTCTGGACATATAATATTATGATCAATGGTCTTTGTTTAGAGGGATTGTTTGATGAAGCTATGGCCGTGGTGTCGAAAATGAAAGACAATGGTTGCATTCTTGATGCTGTAACTTATGAAACAATTATCCGTGCTCTCTTTGAAAATGATGAGAATGATAAAGCAAAGAAACTTCTCCGTGAAATGATTGCTAAAGGTCTGTTGTAA